The DNA segment CGACCTAAATATATCTCATCTAACACTGACACTCAGTGTAGAACTTGGCTTTCAGTTGTTCAGAAATGCAATTGCAGGCACATGTTTCACACGCAGATGAGCGTATGTGCGTTTCACTTCCTGTCTGTGTCAAGAGCGTTTGTTTTCAAGTCTGATAACTCTGTTATAAACACACTGAAGCTTCCCGCTACAGCTGTACACAATTGATAACACAGACACAAGTGATGATAATGCATGAGAAAGAGGACATGTGCCATCATCTTCAGTTAGCATTGTCGCATATcacaaatttgatttgatttcataaAGTACTCAAATGAGGCCTGTTATGAGCAATGGCAGGTGGGCTTTGAGATGTTGAAGTGACGTGCATAGCATGAGCTCAGTGTTGGACTCTCTCGGCAGGTTCCCATGAGTGCGGACAGCGGGCGGCTGTTTGTTTAATACGAGGggatgaaattattatataagaaTGAGCCAGGAGCCGGGGGAAGATGAGCCGACCTCTGCCCCGCTCTGCGGGAGATCGGCGGGATGTCTTCTCTCTCACGGACCCCCACGATCCAAACCTCGAGAAATCCTCAGACGTGCTCCAGAACATTCTTGTCTGTTTTCCtttacagtttaattttaaagtttatcTGGGAGGAATACCAAGCCATTCGCCACGCATTAAACAAGATGTTGAAAGTTGAAAATGGAATAAGGCTTGTATAGCATAACATATGATTGTTGCAATTAGCTTTTATAACTTGAAATTTGGTATTATTAtcctggaaaaaaacaacaacctaaaaacgttaaatttaaataatcttgtttttattaaaagatgttattatattatattattattataaaatgttattatattaaagtTATGTAACAAAACTAATTTGTATGGGTTAAAAATTAACAATTGCAGATTACCACTTTTCAGTAGTTTCCAATAACTTTCCTGGATTTTCCAAATGGTCACACCTTCACATTTCAAGTTtactaaacttttttattttttactttttattttaaggcaGCATGAATTTTTACTTTAAGTTGAAACAACATTATTGTTTACAGTGACCTGATTTTAGAacttctgaaatatatatatataattaaatataagtattaaatataagttatatatatataactattaaaatatactgtagctTTAAGTTGTAAAAGCATATTGTATTGTAACTAAGCTGCAAGAACATCTGGTTTCAAAATTTACATCTGACCACTGACATTTACATGTGAATCATACCTGGTCTGGTGAAGTAGTTGCTATTATTCCAAAACAGCAACAGAACTACAAATAAGAGTTAAAATCGTCAGTTTACACACAATcttgaaaataaaagtttcaaaacTGAGTTTTGGGCTAAAAAAAGTTCCCTTTCAGTGAActctaaagaacattttaaaaatctaaagaaccgTTTTTCATTATAAAGAAACTTTTGTGAAATGAGAAGACTACATGGATGTTAAAATTATTTTCGGAACCATCGGTGcatataaagaacctttattttcaagCGTGTAGCATTTACAGGATGAAATAAACTCTGTAATTTAAGTGATGATTTGAAAGGATTGTAAAAAGGTTAATTTGGACCAGTCCAGTTAAAGAAAGAACCTGTGTAAACGAATGAGCAAACAGAACCTTCCTCGAGTATTTACAGAACAACGGTCAATTTACTCTCCAGAACAGCTGCAGCTCAGAAAAAGCCTTGGGTTTAGTTTGCCCTTTCACACACTAAACATTTCAGTTACCTGATTTTTTTCTGCAAGATTCACTGTGACCCAAGTGATTAAGAGAAGAGGTGAACCAGTTCAGAAGGCTGTAAGGATTTCTTTATTCTTGAGCCTCCTTTCGTCCACTTTCAGGCAGATAGCTTACCTAAGGAAGAAATCCAGCACCAATACACCTCTCTCTGGGACAAGACACCCTACAAAGATCGGTGTGAGGATAACTGTAAAAACCTCAAACAAGTGACACAGAACCTTAGGATGAGCGCAACAGATCTGCCCAGGTGAAGATATCCAGACACATGATAACGCCGGTCTAACATAAGAAAAACACTGACAAAACCATGTTCGTGGGAGGCtatcacagaaaaaaagcacagaTTTACAGAAACAAAACACTGTTGCCCATCTCATGTTTGCAGGAGACTTTCCAGGATGTTCTGAAACTCTCctggaaaaatattctctggacaGATGAGATGCAAAAGAACATTTTGGTAACATAAAATTTCTCTGACAGTGGTATTTTCCCCAAAAAAACGAAAAATTCATGTCATCGACACGTCTCACATATCTTTTGTTTTCCAAAGAAGAAAGGGTTCACATACTTTTGTTCTGCATTATTAATGGTCTTAGAAGGCATCTGTTCAATAAAGATATAAAGGCTTTAAGaccatatttaaaaaacaattccaATCAGGAATCAAGATATTTCCAACGGATTAGCAGGTGAAAGCATTTATTCACTAAAGAAGAACATTACGATTCTAGATTTTAGAAACCATTCTTTCAGAAAGCAAGACAATTCCAATGAATTGGTAGGTGAAAGCATTTCTTCAATAAATCTGGCACTGAAGAACATTATGAGACTAGGTGATATTTGAATGAACAAACTGAAAATCTGTATCTTAACATAATGCATCTGATGGTTTCCCTCATTTTTTTACTATGCAAAGAGTGTCATTTCTCCATGGATGCTACTAGTGCAGAGCTGGGATTTCTTCCACACATTTTTCACACAGTGGAGACAGAAAAATGCTTTTGTTGATCCAGTCTTACCTATGGAGTCGGGGCGTCGCCTGGGGCCCCAGGGCTTGTTTCAATAGGTCCGACATTCCAGCATCCGTGTTCTTTTGTGAACTCCAGCACAGAGGCTGCAGTGGCCTTTAATCCAAGGGTAAATCACCGCAGACCGGAGTCCCACTTCCACTGAGGGATTTGGCCGATCAGGGGGTGACGAAGAACTTCTGTGTGAAGGTGCTCAGGCGAGTGATTCGTTTAAGTTATGCTGGGAGCGAAAGAAACAACAAACTTTGTGTGGCGTGACCCAAAGCCAGGCGCGCTCTCCCAACATGGGACCGCACTCATTCCCAACTCATTTAATCTGTCACTTGTGTCTAACGTCATCTCAGAAGGTCCTCTTTTTGTAAAATTCCTCCTTTTGTTCCTCAGAGCACCTCTCATAATCATGTGGTCCCATGATCTTATTCACTGTCATGGAAAAGTCATTGTCTTTGACATCTCAGTAGACACAAATAAAGTGTTTCGCTCCAAGTAATCTCAAAATCCACTCATTTAGGAGGAACTTCTGATACAAAGATGATTGCTAATTCATACCAGAGAACTTTTTTAAACCACCTGAGCAATATAAGGCAACCTCTATAATATTTCCTCGCTTGAAATAGGGCACAGGGTGGGTTGTGGTCTGTATCTGTGGTTCCTCTGAAGTCAAATTGTTTGAAATTTTTACCACAGAGAAATATGTTGTTGTTTAGATGCTGATCTGAAGGACACTTATAAGTTTTTAGTTCTTTCAAACTTGTTTCTCCTAAAAACTGCcagcaaacagaaataaaatcaacATGCCCATAAGCTCAGATCATTTAAAGTTTAGATTAAATGGACTTCATACTGAGATCTTTGACTTTTTAAGCATTTTGAGATGCTTaactcttttaaatataaaagacCCTCGACCCTTGCAaatattaaccatggttttattgtagttaaagtgtagtaaccatgtttttgggGGATAACTGTTAACCATTTTTACTACAGATACCATGGTAGTTTatcaaaaccatggttaatttgtagtTTAACTATAGCAacctttttttttggaaaaccatggttaattttcttaaggggaagaacatttaacatccataAAATCTCTTAAATAAAGGAACAAAAAGAACTTGACAAAATGTTATTCATCGATGCCAATAAAAACCCTTTATTGAAcctttccatttcacaacaggtttttaagatgattaaaatgttcttttaagaactgatcactgaaattttctttggggaacctaaaattgttcttctaaggaaccttgatttttttataaattctgaaACTCTAGACATTAGAGATTACTGTGATTAGTCTTTAACTcaggaaaaagttattttaagaactgatcGCTGAAATGTTCcttggaatctttatttttaagaacttGATGAGACATGAGATCACTGTGGCTGTAATTCAGATTACTCTCAGGAAAAAATTTCCATTTGCTCTCTAGGAGACGCAGCTGTGATATGAGGCTGGGAAGGTCTCAAGTCTGGGTCAGGTCTGTTTGTATACAGTGACGTCACAGGCTCCACCCGGGTGACCCGGCTGATGAATATAAACCGATCTCAGAAGCATCAGAGCACGACTGTGATGCCGGACGCGCCCACACGACATCTCCGCTAAGCTTCaacattactattattgttacaGTTTGTAGGGtctataatttattagtgtttctATTTATACTCCAGTAAACttaggatatttatttatttattgtctatcACGGTACATTTTCGAAGGATCAATCGTTATCGGTTTTGTAGTGGAACAATCTTCACGACTTGGAGGGTTTGGTCAGTTTTTTTCCATTTACAGCGGAGCTGAAGAAACGGAtttgtctttttaattattattattgaggtaAGATCTTATTCCAGTTTCACCTCACTGTTGTTGtcgtttatttaatttttctttgttcatttttggTCTTGTCTTGACTCATTCGTGTTTCATCATCTTATTTCCGCACATCCTTTCAAAAGGATGCATTCATTAATCAAACACGCTCATAATTGCGTATCTCTAATgatcttaaatattaatattttagaaaacgCTGTCAAAAGCTGGATGTATTAAATGAGGTAATTTAAAGGGTCTTATTGGCGTTGTTTGATTTTACCGGTTGTTGTTGATAAAAGCGGGAGCGTCTGCATTTTACCTTCATTCTAtcaatatattatcattattatttaatgttattcaaTTATTCATGTGGTTTGGGAGTTTAAACGGAAATGTAATACTTAAGTTTCCTTTCCACAAAAATGGACATCAGAATCTGATTAAATACGTTAAACGAGTCACCAGCAATAATAAACACCTTAATTAACGTTAGTTATGTTCAGTCATTTGGTTCCGAACGTATAAATAAAGAATAGACTGATGGGAATGAATACTTGATGACGATGCGGCGGCTGCATCCGCGTGCAGATCTGTTGCCGGTTTGTAATTTTCCACTCACTCAGGGCTTGGTGTGTCACGTGACATGATGCCTCCGGCAGCGGAGACGCGCATTGACGATGCTTCGAAGATTTCTGGAGACACGGGATCGACTGTCAAATAGCAAAACCTAAATCCTTGCATAATACGTagtatatgtaattattttacattacataataataaaataaacaaataaacaaaacccaTGCAAATAAAAAGACGAGTCAATATTTAACTACTAGACGTAACATGCAAAGTGTttctagaatataaaaaatatttttgaaacctATGCCTGAGCAATGTCGACTGTCAAATTGGTTATTTCTGGTTTTGAAACAAGAACAAACCAAATCATAATTAGACTATAATGACaatgtgtgtttaaatgtttcagtaatcattttatttagctAATTTGAGGTCAAATGCTTGCAACTCTTGATATTAAACTAATAAACTTGTTTTACGTTACAGAATGACCAAAGCCCCTGTAAAAACAAAGATGACTCTTTTAAACATCGCTCCGGATGTAGACAGCTGCAGTTCCAACAGCACTGAGAACACAAGTTATCCAGACTGTCCCTTCATAAAAAAGGGGTAAAAAGTGCTTCGCTTGACCTAGACGTGTCATTATTAGTTAATAAATCTTCTCTTATGTTGATCTAATACACTGATGATGTGGTTACAGAATGCCGTATACAGACGTGGACGCAGAAAGCCAGAACTTTCTCACTGATCATCAATTGGGAAAAAAGAAATTTGAAGCTGAATATGTAAGTGGTTGATCTGGTCTAAAAGGTTTCATTAGATACTGCGGTTTTCTCACTGTTCCTGTTTTTCAGAGCCCTGGTTCGGCGTCGTTTGGGATGTCTGTGTTTAACTTGGGTAATGCCATCATGGGAAGTGGAATCCTTGGACTTGCTTATGCCATGGCCAACACCGGCATCGCCATGTTTGTGTGAGTATCGACTATCGAGGTGCTTCTTTATTTCCGTACGACCAAAAACAGTTCAGTGTGAATCTGGTGCAGCTGATCTGAGTCGGTCGGTTCGGCTCCGGTGAAGGAAGTAAATGCACGGTGTTTACAAACAAAGCCGTACGTGTTAATCTGGTGATAGAGGAGTTTCTGCCGGTTATATAAAGGTGTTCCAGTGCTAAGCGGATGCTAGGAATCCATCAAAGAATGACTTATGCAACTGAAATGGGATTTGCACAGTAAAATCCTAATGGCTTTAGACACAGAATTTGAGTCATTAAGTGCATTAGGGAAAACCTTTACTGTTTGGTTGAGCAATGGGTTAAATAGCAAAGATGTGACCGTCAGCTCCAGGCATGTGAAGTGGAAATCTACTGAAGGTCAGGCAGGTTATAACGGGAACAAGAGCGCTCCAGACAggaatgaatgagtgtgtgagaatGTAATCAGGTCTAATCTATAGTCACCTCCCTCTATTATGAGcatatctgtgtttgtgtgctttgttTATAACGTGACTCATTACAGTCTAACACTTAAAGTCAATACGAGCTTTCTGTTTTTCTTAATGCATCTTCTGTGCACAGTTTGTCTATTGTAATCTCTAATGAAAGCATtatgaaactgtttttttttgttttgaaatggtTAAAGCGAGCATTGAGTTTGAGTTTGAGAGCGATTTTAATAATTCAGCTTGTGTATTGTTCGTTTCTACAGGATCTTGCTGGTGGCCGTGGCTATTTTCTCTCTCTACTCAGTCCATTTGCTGCTCAAAACGGCCAACGAAGGAGGTTAGCTGCTTTCTGTGCaactatatttctatttttaaccgTGATAAGTATGTTTTAATGCTCTCCCCCCTCCGTCCAGGTTCTCTGGTGTATGAACAGCTGGGGTACAAGGCCTTCGGGATCCCCGGAAAACTGGCAGCGTCCTGCTCTATCACCATGCAGAACTTTGGAGGTATGAGTTTATGAGTTTGAGAAGTTTTTTATAAATGTGAGGACAGAATGTTCTTTAAGGGTTCAATGTTCAAATGTTCAAATAATCATATGTTTCgggtgaatgaaaaaaaaaaaatagaattttgcAAGAGATGTATTTGTAAACTTTAAATAATGTAACTTATAATCATGACAAGAAATCtacacatttcaacatttcaaaacaacGTTCCCGCAACCGTTTTATAACCTAAGCTTGTTTACCTGGAAATGTGCAGATAGTAAGTGTTTTGGTTTAAGGCTCTAAAGTGTTTTAAACTCTCTTTCAATCCCAGCTATGGCAAGCTACCTCTACATTGTGAAGTACGAGATGCCCATCGTCATTAAGGCCTTCTTGGACTCTACAGACAAGTAAGATTTTATTGATCGTCGTCACGTCTGGCTCTTAGATGATGTTCGGAGCTGTGCGAGGACTGGAACAGCACGGGTCGATGCTGTTGTTGTTGTACTGGAATGTTTTTCATCTCTGTGTAGAACAGTGTGAGCTCTTCATTGTACAGCTgtctggtgggggggggggggggtgatctgAACGTCTGTTCAAAGATGTCGACTGAGAGCTTTGTGTGCAGTAAACATTGACATCCAAGATTCAGGCCGCTACATGGAGCCCCAATGCACTCAAAGCCACAAAACTGAAATGCGCTCTATAGAGTTTTGTGTTTGTGAAACAGGATGTTGCAGAACTGCTATGTGTTATTTCCTCTGTGTGCTGAAATTGATGTCTGTGGTTTTGGTGTTTTTTCCAGCTCGTGGTACACTAATGGAGATTATCTGGTGCTGATTGTCAGTGTGGCCGTCATACTGCCGCTGTCGCTGCTTAAAAACCTGGGTAAGTGTTCCCAAATGAAGGacgaattaataaaaatataccccaaaataagtaataaagtatattttacacAGAGAAAATTTAGCCCATTCTCTGTACAAGCATAAAATTctgtaatatataatttgttttttataaaaacaatttagaaaaataaatgaaatgatttacaaaatataataaaataataaaaaaaatgttaaaaatagaatTGTTTAGACAAactatttatgtaatatatgatGCTCAGGCAACAGCTTTCAGATaatagattattaaattattaataaaattatacataaaagaAGTATTagaattaacaattatttttgttataagataaaattattatacaaattcatataataaaatgataGTAAACAATGAAATATGAAACGTGGCAGTTTttatgttgataaaaaaaattttttttattaaatattcaaagcaaatattattatttttttactattaaaataatacataaaagaaAACCATGACAGATAGTAATAGAATaatagaaacaattatttttattaatgattttatttgtgaaaatgatgagtaaaataataataactatcattattattataaaaaaaaaattgaattttctataaaagtaataaaataatatataaataaatataacaaaattttagaaacattatatgtaaaatataagtGGGTGACTTATATTTTAAAGTGCTTTATCCTTATggtttgtatttttgtttcaggTTATCTGGGATACACGAGTGGTTTCTCCTTGTTGTGCATGGTGTTCTTCCTGATTGTGGTGAGTACTGAGATATTTGCCTTAAATTgctctttttttaacataaaaataaatacgcAAATGAAAGCTAGTGTCATTCCAGCTGCTATTGTTAGTCTGATGAGACGATCCCTCCTGCTTTTGTTCTTCAGGTGATCTACAAGAAGTTCCAGATCCCCTGTCCGTTACCGGAGAACTTCATTAACATCACAGTGAACGTCTCTCAGCCACAGGTCAACACTACTGATGAAGAGTGCTGCAAACCCAAGTACTTCGTCTTCAACTCACAGGTACGAGGCGGAAATTAGCATTCCGGTATTTGCATGTGAGTGAAAGTGTGCGGTGATCTAACTTGCTATTGTTTTATCTTAGACTGTGTATGCAGTGCCCATCCTGACCTTTGCGTTTGTGTGCCACCCGGCGATTCTGCCCATGTACGCGGAGCTCAAAGAGTGAGTGCAGCTTTAATGCTTCGATATAAAACTAATATTGTGAGTTCAAGCTCGCTATACAAACGTACTAACTCTTTCTCTAACTTTCTATCTGCAGTCGTTCCAGAAGGAAGATGCAGAGCGTTGCAAATGTCTCGTTCCTGGGAATGTTTATCATGTATCTGTTGGCTGCTCTGTTTGGATACCTGACCTTCAACGGTGAGCAAAACAGACGCACGGCCACATCAGAGCCCGAACCTCTTCCACACGCATTACGACACATTTTAAAGTCCAATGCCAGGTTGAAATCTACATTGAGGCAGTGTTTGTTTTAAACGTAGGTGTGTCTGTTAGAGCGCACCGGATTCGTTGAATCTCTCCATGGCTCCGGTCGGTTACGCAAGTTTTGAGAGTCAGAGAGGTTGAGCTGCTTGCCGCAGCAGGAATAGATAACTGTGtttgatgtttttacatttacctGAAAGCAAGAAACATTCTGTAATTTTTGTGGGATGGTTTGTTTGATGTGCTGGACAAAGTTACAACAAATTTGTTGGCAATAAAATGTAAAGTGCTTTTCATCATTCAGAGGAGGGCAACTAAAACTAAACCTTAAAACATGTTTgctacttttaaaaaaaacacattgaatgaaaaaaaaatttttttattcaaatgtaaatttcacatttttatttggttaattaatttttaattttattgatttagtTATTGAAAGATCAAAATAAGTACCAAAAAGTCttggaaaaagaaaatgaagaagaaaaaaaaacattttaaaatcaaaactaattcaaatattaacaaaaaaatatataaaccttataaacaattattttaagttatgaaaattttatttctgaatgttcaaaacataattttttatccTTAATAATGCAAGAgttaagggaacattccatttgaacgttttgaaaaaaattatatgaatgttacatttaaatgttctctgaacattctaaaacgacctttaacattttaaaaatgtgagacgaatgagaaaaaaaaaacgctctgTAAACATTATTAAGACCAGATAACTTGGACAAATGATTTATTAGCTGGGATATTATCTCAATGGTCTGAACTAACAATTCAATTCTATAGTAAGTCTaagctaaagattttttttttattctgcagagGCTGTTGAACCCGAGCTCCTGCACACTTACTCCAAGGTCTACAGCTTTGATATGGTGCTTCTGATCGTGCGTTTTGCCGTCCTGACCGCCGTGACACTGACGGTGCCCGTGGTTCTCTTCCCAGTGAGTATTCCAGCACATTTACAGGCCTGGAAACATACGCAGACGTTGCTTGCAGGAGTGTTGACCAATCGCTTTTTTAACGTTTCAGATCCGCAACTCCGTCAACCATCTGCTCTGCGCCTCTAAAGAGTTCAGCTGGCTGCGTCACATCTGCATCACCGTCGTTCTGCTCGTCTGCGTCAACATCCTCGTCATCTTCGTTCCCACCATCAGAGACATTTTCGGATTCATCGGTAGGTGTtgcacaggaagtgatgtcatcacGTGTGTGTGGCACTGGCAGTGTTATTGTCAtatcatgttttatattttagtaattttatatttcaatattctaaatgtatttttaaacaataataattaataattagcatcattaatatacaattatagtttttattaattatttaatttttatatcttctgattttattttaatttcagtaaagttttagtcatttctattagtttttatattttttaaaaaacatccatATACTTTTTTAGTAAACAAATGTTGTCTAAATTTTACCTTGTTAACAAAgtgacataaaattatttttgtagatTCAAGATTTTCTAATagcttttaaatattgtatttgatttcatttattaatgtctttattttatttattattatttcgggttttagttattttaataataataaattagaaatgttgcctagtaaataagtttaaataaaataagcttacttttttattatattaaagtttttaattacatacaaaatgtatttcagtaaatttccattttaattcaaactaatttttttatgtttttcatctcTGCAGGTGCATCCGCTGCTGCTATGTTGATATTCATCCTTCCCTCGGCTTTCTACATCAAACTGGTGAAGAAGGAGTCCATGAAGTCTATCCAGAAGATCGGGGTAAGACATGATCTGACCAAACAAATGTGTTCTTGACCTGTGTTGAACTCCGTGTGTCTCATCACACTCTCCTTCTTCTCAGGCGACTTTGTTCCTCATCATGGGAATCATCGTGATGTTCAGCAGCATGGGTTTGATCGTCGCAGACTGGATCCACAACGCAGGATCTTCAGAGGAGCACACCAATGGCCACTAGTGGGCGTGTCCTAACCCTGATTGACAGGCAGATGGGCGGAGCCAAGCCACTTACGCTGCATCTGAAAACTAGAAGAAGCTGCTCTATTTTCAGCACAGAGCAAAGACAAACATCCCATTCTGAGAGAATGTCCTGAACTTTGTACAGTATACTGTTAGGCCACACAGATGGTACTCCACTCGTATTGTTGTGCTTTTTTTGGTCCATTTGCTTTTCTTTTGTGTTGTTCTTCCGTTACAGCTGAGTTTTCCGTGGTACGTCGCACAGAAACACGTGCATTATTCTCCGTATTCAGGTTAGGCGTTTTGTACACACAACCAAATCGATTTCACGATCAACACTGAGCGGAGCTTTGCCTGCAGATGCGTGTTCGATCCGTTTGTATCCTTGCCAAAAATATTGGTGTTTGCCTGTAGAAAAGCACTTACTCTTTTTCAGCAAatgtgaaaaaaactgtaaattcgCACATTTTGGCTATGCTTTTAACGCATTTGTTACGATGCCATTTATACTGTACTACTTGAGTCACCTTGGCCTGTCGTGTAGATCTACTAATGAACAATTATTGATTGGTAGTGGTTGATTTCAGACGGGTGGAACGACTGAATTAATTTACTGTAACTTATTTAAACCGGGATGACAGCGATGGGTGTTTTACAGTCAACATGAGACACAGCTAACAGGGAATGAATGCAGAACGTTCTGGCAATTTTTTCCTTTAAGTTATTAACAAACTCTAACAGGATGTTCATTCTTGTAACGTTAAAAGAATCTTCCAGTAACGTTAATAGAATGTTTGTTTTAAGGTTCTCTGCTCTCtcaaaatatttgtgtaaaagcattatttatacattgttgATAAACACTTTATCTGGACATTTATCTAGCATTTTTGAAACACTAAAATGCAACATTCAGAATTTTAAATGAACGTTCTTCTAGTAACATTTATAGAACGTTCGTTCAAAGTTGGATGTTGtggtaacattttttttaaatgctgctacttgttttagaatgttcagagaacattcaaaagtaactttCCCGCAATGTTTACAAAAGTATCAACTGAATGTTCCCTtaacattaaaatacaataatagctaataatgatttaataaagtGTCTTGTTCCACTCTGCGATACGTCACATTAAGGAACGATTTGCTGATTGTTGTTTCATGTCGACTTTAAAGCTTCACAGTATGATTGTCATCACTTTTGCTTTGTAAACCGTAAGATCTAATGGCTGATCGTTGTTGCTGAGGTGAAATTAAACTGTTCTGTTCAACTTGACTTACCATTCAGCGTTTGCCATCGGCAGCTTGAAGTTATTccctgaaagagagaaagacagacagacagagaagtgTGTGTCGTCCACCAATCAGTCGTTATGAGTGTTGTGAATGGAGAGGTCACATGACCAccgtgtctcacacacacacacacctcactgtGCTTCCAACAGCTAAACCTCATGTGTCATCCAACCTGTAACTCTCCAGCCGTTATTTATGGAAAAACATCAgtgtaatttaatctattttactgtattatgtgtaaatatatatattgtata comes from the Carassius auratus strain Wakin chromosome 4, ASM336829v1, whole genome shotgun sequence genome and includes:
- the LOC113065045 gene encoding sodium-coupled neutral amino acid transporter 2-like, with translation MTKAPVKTKMTLLNIAPDVDSCSSNSTENTSYPDCPFIKKGMPYTDVDAESQNFLTDHQLGKKKFEAEYSPGSASFGMSVFNLGNAIMGSGILGLAYAMANTGIAMFVILLVAVAIFSLYSVHLLLKTANEGGSLVYEQLGYKAFGIPGKLAASCSITMQNFGAMASYLYIVKYEMPIVIKAFLDSTDNSWYTNGDYLVLIVSVAVILPLSLLKNLGYLGYTSGFSLLCMVFFLIVVIYKKFQIPCPLPENFINITVNVSQPQVNTTDEECCKPKYFVFNSQTVYAVPILTFAFVCHPAILPMYAELKDRSRRKMQSVANVSFLGMFIMYLLAALFGYLTFNEAVEPELLHTYSKVYSFDMVLLIVRFAVLTAVTLTVPVVLFPIRNSVNHLLCASKEFSWLRHICITVVLLVCVNILVIFVPTIRDIFGFIGASAAAMLIFILPSAFYIKLVKKESMKSIQKIGATLFLIMGIIVMFSSMGLIVADWIHNAGSSEEHTNGH